A genomic segment from Pseudomonadota bacterium encodes:
- a CDS encoding NUDIX domain-containing protein produces MSKDRPQCGLLIENKEGKVLLQLRDNKPDIPYPNCWGTFGGQIEEKETPEEAIVREIREELEYKLSNQKYFGNFPFDGYNIYMYRIIDHDLKLNDITVKEGQEGRFFSLEEIQNADCAANCKEIVIAYFNMFH; encoded by the coding sequence ATGAGCAAAGATCGTCCGCAGTGCGGACTCCTGATAGAAAACAAAGAAGGCAAAGTATTATTACAACTGAGAGACAATAAACCTGATATTCCCTATCCCAATTGCTGGGGAACATTCGGCGGCCAGATAGAAGAAAAAGAAACCCCTGAAGAAGCCATCGTAAGAGAAATTCGGGAGGAGTTGGAGTATAAACTTTCCAACCAGAAATATTTCGGCAACTTTCCCTTTGACGGATATAATATTTATATGTACAGAATCATTGATCACGATTTAAAGCTTAATGATATAACAGTGAAGGAAGGTCAGGAAGGCAGATTCTTCTCGCTTGAAGAGATTCAGAATGCAGACTGTGCTGCTAATTGTAAAGAAATTGTAATTGCCTATTTTAATATGTTTCATTAA
- a CDS encoding methyltransferase produces MLNEVIMAEARSFMKSRVILTAAELDFFTFLDKKPATAKEIAKQHSLDVRATTRVLDCLIALGLLQKNSDLYQNTEMGAYFSAHHPETVLPVIIHWNYLWTSWSGLTDIVKKGTGKESSTSLRFSDTEMKAFVDAMHVIANNLSREIADVYDLKPYKRLLDIGGASGTYTIAFLKKNPRMKAIIFELEDVIPLAQERLKEEGLSKRTELIAGDFYQDELPKGCDLALLSAIIHQNGMEENLHLYQRVHRALESGGTILIRDHVMDKSRIYPPAGTLFAINMLVQTRDGDTYTFQEIKETLENAGFVDVKLIRTGEKMDCLVEARKPA; encoded by the coding sequence ATGCTGAATGAAGTTATTATGGCAGAAGCGAGAAGTTTTATGAAAAGCCGGGTAATTCTCACAGCAGCAGAGCTTGACTTTTTTACTTTTCTTGATAAAAAACCTGCCACTGCAAAAGAGATAGCAAAACAGCACAGTCTCGACGTACGGGCTACAACCAGGGTCCTGGATTGTCTTATTGCTTTAGGGCTGCTGCAAAAAAACTCCGATCTTTATCAGAATACAGAAATGGGGGCATATTTTTCGGCTCATCATCCCGAAACGGTCCTGCCTGTGATTATTCACTGGAATTACCTTTGGACAAGCTGGAGCGGGCTTACCGATATTGTAAAAAAAGGGACCGGCAAAGAATCCAGTACCAGCCTCAGGTTCAGCGATACTGAAATGAAGGCTTTTGTCGATGCAATGCATGTGATCGCAAACAATCTCTCCCGTGAAATAGCAGATGTATACGATCTCAAACCATACAAGCGCCTTCTCGACATCGGGGGAGCTTCAGGTACCTATACAATAGCTTTCCTCAAGAAAAATCCACGTATGAAGGCTATAATTTTTGAATTGGAAGATGTTATCCCTCTAGCCCAAGAGAGGCTCAAGGAGGAAGGTCTTTCAAAACGTACAGAATTGATAGCAGGAGATTTCTATCAGGATGAACTACCAAAGGGATGTGACCTGGCACTGCTTTCAGCCATTATTCACCAGAACGGCATGGAAGAGAACCTTCATCTCTACCAGAGAGTTCATCGTGCCCTTGAATCAGGAGGAACGATACTTATTCGTGACCACGTTATGGACAAATCCCGCATATACCCTCCTGCAGGGACTTTGTTCGCCATCAACATGCTTGTACAGACCCGCGACGGTGATACCTATACTTTCCAGGAAATAAAAGAAACTTTGGAAAATGCCGGTTTTGTTGATGTAAAGCTAATAAGAACCGGAGAAAAAATGGATTGTCTGGTGGAAGCACGAAAACCGGCATAG